A window of Streptomyces sp. DG1A-41 contains these coding sequences:
- a CDS encoding DEAD/DEAH box helicase: MNRARTARPTRTYDRSRGAAAKGSGAPRRSKGYERRPAALQGEFALPVTTTPALPAVEAFADLDLPAPLLAALGHEGVTVPFPIQGATLPNSLAGRDVLGRGRTGSGKTLAFGLALLARTAGRRAAARQPLALVLVPTRELAQQVTDALTPYARSVRLKLATVVGGMSIGRQAGALRTGAEVVVATPGRLKDLIDRGDCRLDDVAITVLDEADQMADMGFMPQVTALLDQVRPEGQRMLFSATLDRNVDLLVRRYLTDPVVHSVDPSAGAVTTMEHHVLHVHEADKHRTTTEIAARDGRVIMFLDTKRAVDRLTEHLLNNGVRAAALHGGKSQPQRTRTLAQFKTGHVTVLVATNVAARGIHVDNLDLVVNVDPPTDHKDYLHRGGRTARAGESGSVVTLVTPGQRRGMTRLMASAAITPQVTPVRSGEAELSRITGARTPSGVPVVITAPAPAPRRATSSGAPSSRGRRNRPAQGRPTGQAGRRRGQRSAFDPAA, from the coding sequence GCTGCCGGTGACGACCACGCCCGCGCTGCCCGCCGTCGAGGCGTTCGCCGATCTCGACCTGCCGGCGCCGTTGCTGGCCGCGCTCGGCCACGAGGGCGTGACCGTACCGTTCCCCATCCAGGGGGCGACCCTGCCGAACTCCCTCGCCGGGCGTGACGTGCTCGGCCGCGGCCGTACCGGCTCGGGCAAGACCCTGGCCTTCGGCCTCGCCCTGCTGGCCCGTACAGCGGGCCGTCGCGCGGCGGCACGGCAGCCGCTCGCCCTGGTCCTCGTCCCCACCCGCGAGCTCGCCCAGCAGGTGACCGACGCGCTCACCCCGTACGCCCGCTCCGTCCGGCTGAAGCTGGCCACCGTGGTCGGCGGCATGTCGATCGGCCGGCAGGCCGGTGCGCTGCGGACCGGGGCCGAGGTCGTCGTCGCGACGCCGGGTCGGCTCAAGGACCTCATCGACCGCGGCGACTGTCGGCTGGACGACGTCGCCATCACCGTCCTGGACGAGGCCGACCAGATGGCCGACATGGGCTTCATGCCCCAGGTCACCGCCCTGCTCGACCAGGTGCGCCCCGAGGGGCAGCGGATGCTGTTCTCGGCCACCCTGGACCGCAACGTCGACCTGCTCGTGCGCCGCTATCTGACGGACCCGGTGGTCCACTCCGTCGACCCGTCGGCGGGTGCGGTCACCACGATGGAGCACCACGTGCTCCACGTGCACGAAGCGGACAAGCACCGCACCACGACCGAGATCGCGGCGCGGGACGGCCGGGTGATCATGTTCCTGGACACCAAGCGCGCCGTGGACCGGCTGACCGAGCACCTGCTGAACAACGGCGTCCGCGCCGCTGCTCTGCACGGCGGCAAGTCCCAGCCCCAGCGCACGCGGACCCTCGCCCAGTTCAAGACCGGCCATGTGACGGTGCTGGTGGCGACCAACGTCGCGGCCCGCGGCATCCACGTCGACAACCTCGACCTGGTCGTCAACGTGGACCCGCCCACCGACCACAAGGACTACCTGCACCGCGGCGGCCGTACGGCCCGCGCCGGCGAGTCCGGCAGCGTCGTCACGCTCGTGACCCCCGGCCAGCGCCGCGGCATGACCCGGCTGATGGCTTCGGCCGCGATCACCCCCCAGGTCACCCCGGTGCGTTCGGGTGAGGCGGAACTGAGCCGGATCACCGGTGCCCGGACGCCGTCCGGTGTCCCTGTCGTCATCACCGCACCGGCTCCTGCTCCCCGCCGTGCCACGTCTTCCGGGGCCCCCTCGTCCCGGGGCCGCCGGAACCGCCCCGCCCAGGGGCGCCCCACCGGACAGGCCGGGCGGCGCAGGGGACAGCGGTCCGCCTTCGACCCGGCGGCCTAG